In the Candidatus Electrothrix sp. GW3-4 genome, one interval contains:
- a CDS encoding ABC transporter substrate-binding protein, with amino-acid sequence MVYTFNTAKNSGGLVDLSFLEKAEATGKYSIVFHLRKPRSTFLHHLRTLGIVPKHAHNKDYGRHPVGSGPYKLVRWDEGQQLIVEANPLYYGKQPAIKRLVFLFLDADTAFAAAQAGTVQVAAVPQILASQEVPGMRLVRVTSVDNRGIMFPRQKASHEDLNGKPVGNDVTADVAIRQAINYAIDRQALVEGVLNGFGTPAYGSVSHLPWEEKATRIKDNDLEKAATLLKEAGWEDHNQDGILDKDGVAAEFTLLYPADRLIRQSLALAVADMVAPLGIRIKLSGKSWEEIRKVQHAQAVLFGWGSYDPTEMYHLYHSRVSGQGYFNAGLYKNPTVDAYLDQALAAANQEEAEKFWRAAQWDGSTGVAVQGDAPWAWLVNLDHTYLVDKGLDIGTNRIEPHGHGWPVTANIADWHWKKEKEGEGDRSSDEVLSSQKADPAGPYPACGGHTFLCPAPVFAH; translated from the coding sequence GTGGTCTATACCTTCAACACAGCCAAGAATTCCGGCGGACTGGTGGATTTAAGCTTTCTTGAGAAGGCTGAGGCAACGGGGAAATACAGCATTGTATTTCATCTGCGCAAACCACGATCCACCTTTCTTCATCACCTGCGTACTCTGGGCATTGTTCCCAAGCATGCCCATAATAAAGACTACGGGCGGCATCCTGTCGGTTCCGGGCCGTACAAGTTGGTTCGTTGGGACGAGGGACAGCAGCTCATTGTTGAAGCCAATCCTCTCTACTACGGGAAACAACCGGCCATCAAACGCCTGGTCTTTCTCTTTCTTGATGCGGATACGGCCTTTGCCGCAGCCCAGGCAGGCACCGTGCAGGTGGCCGCAGTGCCGCAGATTCTGGCGAGTCAGGAGGTGCCGGGAATGCGTCTGGTCCGCGTGACCAGCGTGGATAATCGAGGCATCATGTTTCCCCGTCAGAAAGCAAGTCATGAAGACCTGAATGGCAAGCCTGTGGGCAATGATGTGACCGCTGATGTAGCCATTCGTCAGGCCATCAACTATGCCATAGACCGTCAGGCTTTGGTTGAGGGCGTGCTGAACGGCTTCGGCACCCCGGCCTACGGCTCGGTCAGTCATCTGCCTTGGGAAGAAAAGGCCACCAGGATTAAGGATAATGATCTGGAAAAGGCCGCAACTTTGCTGAAAGAAGCAGGTTGGGAAGATCATAATCAGGACGGCATCCTGGACAAGGACGGAGTGGCTGCGGAGTTCACTCTCTTGTATCCTGCTGACCGGCTGATCCGTCAATCCCTGGCCTTGGCCGTGGCGGACATGGTGGCCCCCCTGGGTATCCGCATTAAGCTCTCCGGCAAGAGCTGGGAGGAGATCAGAAAGGTTCAGCATGCCCAGGCCGTGCTCTTTGGCTGGGGCAGCTATGATCCGACAGAGATGTATCATCTCTATCATAGTCGGGTTTCCGGGCAGGGCTACTTTAATGCGGGTCTGTACAAAAATCCCACAGTAGATGCCTATCTGGATCAGGCCCTTGCTGCGGCAAATCAGGAAGAGGCGGAAAAGTTCTGGCGGGCCGCCCAATGGGACGGCAGCACCGGAGTTGCTGTGCAGGGTGATGCGCCTTGGGCCTGGCTCGTCAATCTGGATCATACCTATTTGGTGGATAAAGGTCTTGATATCGGCACCAACAGAATAGAACCCCACGGTCACGGCTGGCCTGTCACGGCAAACATCGCGGACTGGCACTGGAAGAAAGAGAAGGAAGGAGAGGGGGACAGGAGCAGTGATGAAGTGCTTTCTTCGCAAAAAGCTGATCCAGCTGGTCCTTATCCTGCCTGCGGTGGCCATACTTTCCTTTGCCCTGCTCCAGTTTTCGCCCATTGA
- a CDS encoding choice-of-anchor Q domain-containing protein produces the protein MKMYFWKQAWLMAALLPCLTAGQVQAATITADGDCTLADAITAANMDTATGSCISGDAGKDIIELTYSPLLPEEVAPDPTMTIIITDPIVPTDPIDPTDKKWLPQITTEILINGNGNTIDTQYYSSSGCVLRISSTGNLTLNEVTVTGGHQNSTDNGGGIHNEFGVVTLINSTVTRNQAAEYGGGIYSHGGSLTLINSTVSGNWVYQENGMEIYSYGGGIYGNDSSLTLTNSTVSKNWAFSGYGGGIYTISSTLNLTDSTISENEALLVGGIYSDSGSTSTLTNSIVSKNEACYGGGICASNSTLQLINSTVSENSAFLYDVGVNYGGGMIIGDSTVTLTNSTISGNEAINDGGGIFIVNSTLTLISSLISGNKSTAGAGNELYNVSEPSTIYANSSNLFGHRGESDTKAFFNFTPGNSDINATSDGTNGILKPTALSTILLPLADNGGPTQTHALPAGSPAIDLDTTCSAGLSTDQRGEPRPVTGCDTGSFEGSISLSSGTAFLPSLYLLLDH, from the coding sequence ATGAAGATGTATTTCTGGAAACAGGCATGGCTGATGGCAGCCCTGCTACCTTGCCTTACAGCAGGTCAAGTACAGGCGGCAACGATCACGGCGGATGGAGACTGCACCTTGGCCGATGCCATAACTGCGGCCAACATGGACACCGCAACAGGTAGCTGCATTAGTGGGGATGCAGGGAAGGACATCATAGAGTTAACCTACAGCCCGCTTCTTCCAGAAGAAGTGGCTCCAGACCCAACAATGACAATTATTATCACCGACCCCATCGTTCCTACCGACCCCATTGATCCCACCGATAAAAAATGGCTGCCTCAAATTACAACGGAAATCCTCATCAATGGCAATGGCAATACTATTGATACCCAATATTATTCATCGTCCGGTTGTGTGCTGAGAATATCCAGCACAGGCAATCTCACCTTGAATGAGGTCACGGTCACTGGCGGACACCAAAACTCAACAGACAATGGAGGGGGGATTCATAATGAGTTCGGGGTTGTTACACTGATCAATTCCACGGTCACCAGAAACCAAGCAGCCGAGTATGGAGGGGGAATTTATAGTCACGGTGGCAGTCTTACGCTGATCAACTCCACCGTCAGTGGAAACTGGGTATACCAAGAAAATGGCATGGAAATTTATAGTTATGGTGGAGGAATTTATGGTAATGATAGTAGCCTTACGCTGACCAATTCCACCGTCAGCAAGAACTGGGCATTCTCAGGCTATGGCGGAGGAATTTATACCATTTCCTCTACTCTCAACCTGACAGACTCCACGATCAGTGAAAATGAAGCTCTGTTAGTCGGTGGGATTTATAGTGACAGTGGCAGCACCAGCACACTAACTAACTCCATAGTCAGTAAAAATGAGGCTTGCTACGGAGGAGGAATTTGTGCTTCTAATTCTACCCTCCAACTAATCAACTCCACGGTCAGCGAAAATTCGGCATTTCTCTATGACGTTGGAGTTAACTATGGTGGAGGAATGATTATTGGTGACTCCACCGTCACGCTGACCAATTCCACCATCAGCGGGAATGAAGCCATCAATGATGGAGGAGGAATTTTTATTGTCAACTCCACTCTTACACTGATCAGCTCTCTCATCAGCGGGAATAAGAGTACGGCCGGTGCAGGAAATGAATTGTATAACGTCAGTGAGCCCAGTACCATCTACGCCAACAGCTCCAATCTCTTCGGCCATAGAGGTGAAAGCGATACCAAGGCCTTTTTCAACTTCACCCCCGGCAACAGCGACATTAACGCCACCAGCGACGGCACCAACGGTATTCTCAAGCCGACAGCACTGTCCACCATCCTTCTCCCTCTGGCCGACAACGGCGGCCCGACCCAGACCCATGCCCTGCCTGCGGGCAGCCCAGCCATTGATCTTGATACAACATGCTCTGCCGGGCTGAGCACGGATCAACGCGGCGAACCCCGCCCGGTCACAGGCTGCGATACAGGTTCTTTTGAGGGCAGCATCAGCCTGAGCAGTGGCACAGCCTTCCTGCCATCGCTCTACCTTCTGTTGGACCACTGA
- a CDS encoding ABC transporter permease: MKHQRTRALVTAGGCAAFLLAIVAAHHFFVPETLHTDLALRNQPPGISHLFGTDWMGRNMLLRTIAGLRLSLQTGLMAAAASALLALFLGIAAGTLGGWVDGVISWLIDIFISLPHLVLLILISFACGGGLKGVTIAVAVSHWPRLARIIRAETLQLKESQFIHHARCFGKSPWQIGHQHIMPHLAPQFFVGLLLLFSHAILHEAGLTFVGLGLSPHEPAVGIILAEAMRHLSTGHWWLAVLPGAALLAMVKAFDLMGENMRVLLQPRTSQG, encoded by the coding sequence ATGAAACATCAGAGAACCCGCGCCCTGGTAACAGCGGGCGGTTGCGCCGCCTTTCTCCTGGCTATTGTGGCTGCCCATCATTTTTTTGTCCCGGAGACCCTGCATACGGACCTTGCCCTGCGCAATCAGCCACCCGGGATCAGCCATCTTTTCGGCACCGACTGGATGGGCCGTAATATGCTCCTGCGCACCATTGCCGGGTTGCGCCTCAGTCTCCAGACCGGCCTTATGGCAGCAGCGGCCAGTGCCTTGCTGGCCCTGTTCCTCGGAATCGCTGCCGGTACCTTGGGCGGTTGGGTTGACGGCGTCATTTCCTGGCTCATTGATATCTTTATCAGCCTGCCTCACTTAGTGTTGCTTATCCTGATTTCTTTTGCCTGCGGCGGGGGCCTGAAAGGGGTCACCATTGCTGTGGCTGTCAGTCATTGGCCGCGCCTGGCCCGGATCATTCGGGCGGAGACCTTACAACTCAAAGAGAGCCAGTTTATCCACCATGCCCGCTGCTTTGGCAAAAGCCCCTGGCAGATTGGTCACCAGCATATTATGCCGCATCTGGCGCCACAATTCTTTGTCGGGCTCCTGCTCCTCTTTTCCCACGCCATCCTCCATGAAGCAGGCCTGACCTTTGTCGGCCTGGGGCTCTCACCCCATGAACCGGCAGTGGGGATCATCCTGGCCGAGGCCATGCGTCATCTCTCCACCGGTCATTGGTGGTTGGCGGTCCTGCCCGGAGCAGCTCTGCTGGCTATGGTCAAGGCCTTTGACCTGATGGGTGAGAATATGCGGGTTCTGCTCCAACCGCGAACAAGTCAGGGGTAA
- a CDS encoding AAA family ATPase yields MKLVEISCEGYKPFKTHQELILRPLTVVFGKNSSGKTVLLRLARLLLRCLSSRVERNFPLKVDELSFGASFRDLLYQGFPHGKISFSIGLEYDQQRFEMEASIQNISNLSGKDEQIVSRLKLSSPAVELEWDGTSHKPARYKDIGEVTFNGLLPESGTDISFSLNKIDKLRRTVRNFEDGINHLGAQRSAISSIYEKKASQPIGIDGSGAISLLAENSELLEAVGEWYVENMEGWRLSMDQAGSAYKCTLQRGAVTVNLAEAGQGMQQALPVVVLQLMHRFNNQVPFLDLVEEPELHLHPAAHAPLADLFLQSAKAGFGQVIVETHSENFLLRIRRRIAEGETSPESVAIYWVEDLEDGSSRIRPIKILPDGSVDYWPPGVFSEGYQEVRAMSKAARSKKEGLA; encoded by the coding sequence ATGAAGTTGGTTGAAATTAGCTGCGAAGGATACAAACCTTTCAAAACGCATCAGGAATTAATCTTGCGCCCTCTTACCGTAGTATTTGGCAAGAACAGCAGTGGAAAAACGGTTCTGCTTCGCTTGGCAAGGTTGCTACTTCGCTGTCTTTCATCAAGGGTAGAACGTAACTTCCCATTAAAAGTTGATGAACTTTCTTTTGGAGCATCATTTCGTGACCTCCTTTATCAAGGCTTTCCACATGGAAAAATCTCTTTTTCTATCGGATTGGAATATGATCAGCAACGTTTTGAGATGGAGGCTAGTATTCAAAACATTTCCAATCTCTCAGGAAAAGATGAACAGATTGTATCTCGGTTGAAATTATCCTCACCTGCTGTTGAACTGGAGTGGGACGGGACAAGCCACAAGCCAGCTCGCTACAAAGATATTGGAGAAGTGACCTTTAATGGACTTCTTCCAGAGTCAGGCACTGATATATCTTTTTCTTTGAATAAAATTGACAAGCTGCGCCGTACTGTACGAAATTTTGAAGATGGAATAAACCACCTTGGTGCTCAACGATCTGCTATTTCTTCTATTTACGAAAAAAAAGCCTCACAGCCCATAGGGATTGACGGCAGCGGAGCGATAAGTTTGCTTGCTGAAAATTCCGAACTGCTGGAAGCTGTTGGCGAATGGTATGTGGAGAATATGGAAGGCTGGCGACTTTCAATGGATCAGGCAGGAAGTGCGTACAAGTGCACTCTTCAACGGGGGGCTGTAACCGTCAACCTTGCTGAAGCAGGTCAAGGTATGCAACAGGCACTACCGGTTGTTGTTCTGCAACTTATGCATCGTTTCAATAACCAGGTGCCTTTTCTGGATTTAGTAGAAGAACCCGAGCTACATCTGCATCCGGCAGCTCATGCACCTCTTGCAGATCTGTTTCTTCAATCAGCAAAAGCTGGATTCGGTCAAGTCATAGTTGAAACACATTCAGAAAACTTTTTACTACGAATTAGAAGGCGTATCGCAGAAGGGGAGACATCTCCTGAATCCGTTGCTATTTATTGGGTTGAAGATTTGGAGGACGGTTCCAGCAGAATTAGGCCAATCAAAATTTTACCGGATGGCAGTGTTGATTACTGGCCGCCCGGTGTTTTCTCGGAAGGATACCAAGAAGTTCGTGCTATGAGCAAAGCGGCCCGCAGCAAAAAGGAAGGATTGGCATGA
- a CDS encoding TonB-dependent receptor yields the protein MELSATLRPGIPGFELFGDLTVISTEITSNPDPAMVGKEITGVPEYTTNLGLRYHAASGFSGRMKWRHVDSYYIDGGNTISYEGYDVTDASLGYEGVTENGTGWRVNLDIDNLFDEHYSQAAWSGYDTTNYAVSPGQAFWLRLTLDV from the coding sequence ATGGAGCTGTCCGCAACCCTGCGACCGGGCATACCCGGCTTTGAGCTGTTCGGTGATCTGACCGTGATCAGCACAGAGATCACCAGCAACCCGGATCCGGCAATGGTGGGCAAGGAGATCACCGGAGTGCCTGAGTACACCACCAACCTGGGCCTGCGCTATCACGCGGCTTCTGGCTTCAGCGGCAGGATGAAGTGGCGCCATGTGGACAGCTATTATATTGACGGGGGCAACACCATCTCATACGAGGGCTATGATGTGACCGATGCCTCGCTGGGCTATGAGGGCGTAACCGAGAACGGCACAGGCTGGCGGGTTAATCTGGATATTGACAATCTCTTTGATGAGCATTACAGCCAGGCGGCCTGGAGCGGCTACGATACCACCAACTATGCTGTCAGTCCGGGACAGGCGTTCTGGTTGCGGTTGACGTTGGATGTGTAA
- a CDS encoding ABC transporter permease: MKCFLRKKLIQLVLILPAVAILSFALLQFSPIDPVQAYIGADMLQMSQEQRQQIAERWGLDQPPLIRYLHWQKEILSGNMGQSLIFQEPVTTVIARRFLPSLALMGAAWLLSGVIGFLLGVIAGLKENSLIDRAIRLYAYTLASTPTFWLGMLLVIIFSVQLGWTPVCCAYPPGMAPSEVSFSQWLHHLILPAATLSIISVAAVTLHTRQKLLEVLNSDFVLFAQAKGESTWGLFHRHALRHTLLPALTIQFATFGELFGGSILAEQVFSYPGLGEATIKAGLGGDIPLLLGIVLVSALFVFFGNTIADLLYTVIDPRMKQATIS, encoded by the coding sequence ATGAAGTGCTTTCTTCGCAAAAAGCTGATCCAGCTGGTCCTTATCCTGCCTGCGGTGGCCATACTTTCCTTTGCCCTGCTCCAGTTTTCGCCCATTGATCCGGTCCAGGCCTATATCGGGGCGGACATGCTCCAGATGAGTCAGGAGCAGCGACAGCAGATCGCCGAGCGCTGGGGCCTTGATCAGCCGCCGTTGATACGCTACCTGCATTGGCAGAAAGAGATCCTTTCCGGCAATATGGGCCAATCTCTGATTTTCCAGGAACCGGTGACCACGGTGATCGCCCGCCGTTTCCTTCCTTCGCTGGCCCTGATGGGTGCGGCCTGGCTGCTTTCCGGGGTCATAGGATTCCTTCTCGGTGTCATTGCCGGATTAAAAGAAAACTCGCTTATTGACCGGGCCATCCGCCTCTATGCCTATACCCTGGCCTCCACCCCGACCTTTTGGTTGGGCATGCTGCTGGTTATTATTTTTTCCGTGCAGCTGGGCTGGACCCCGGTCTGCTGCGCCTATCCGCCGGGGATGGCTCCTTCTGAGGTCAGTTTCAGCCAGTGGCTCCACCACCTGATCCTGCCTGCTGCTACCCTGAGTATTATCTCTGTGGCCGCTGTGACCCTGCATACCCGGCAAAAGCTGCTGGAGGTGCTGAACAGTGATTTTGTCCTCTTTGCCCAGGCCAAAGGCGAATCCACCTGGGGGCTCTTTCATCGTCATGCCCTGCGTCATACCCTGTTACCCGCTCTGACCATCCAGTTCGCAACCTTCGGAGAACTCTTTGGCGGCTCCATCCTGGCTGAACAGGTCTTTTCCTACCCCGGCCTGGGTGAAGCCACAATCAAGGCTGGCTTGGGCGGAGACATTCCGCTTCTCCTAGGTATTGTCCTGGTCAGCGCCCTGTTTGTCTTTTTCGGCAACACCATAGCAGACCTTCTCTACACTGTTATTGATCCACGAATGAAACAGGCCACCATATCATAG
- a CDS encoding DUF262 domain-containing protein, which yields MNNNQTVKPEVWQVVELVRDAAGGKLRIPDFQRPFVWDRNRMLDLLDSIRRRYPIGSLLVWETEEQVSSKGNIGLIKINKENKGSTSLVLDGHQRISTLTGALIEPSEDSIFKDDPDPGRWEIWFNAKEELFEHLRDNDKPEVWHFPMRKLIDTFSFLGECQRMLDNGGKEGPHFVQKTQELLRSFVDQQIPVVKIRNTDLSQAVNIFARLNSTGKKISADEMAAAITYKEGRSSLANYIDDLTEILTGWGLGKTNRTIILRAILACMGDDIYSTKWDRSEKDKDFYDKLDKGIDSVKNAIEQAAKFLHEQLGVKHDRLLPYAQQLVVLAAFFYGCKKPTQQQQDFLHRWFWVSSFTGWFASGNPSRVSALVKEMRDVISKDPVPQSLENMRMDEPAEPFPKYFDTRSARTRTWLLMMLELQPCNMEGVPVKESWNSVGEYGLSYIATGVKDKNLRSSPANRILRLDPKNRAQAMNWLVHLNSETNRKILTSHGIPADKLHLLQEGKRDKFLQERRDYLVNLEREFMEKKRVTLPLDSTPKPAPIDTDTE from the coding sequence ATGAATAATAATCAGACTGTTAAGCCGGAAGTATGGCAAGTCGTTGAGTTAGTACGGGATGCCGCAGGAGGTAAATTGCGCATTCCTGATTTTCAGCGTCCTTTTGTCTGGGACCGCAATCGGATGCTTGATCTGCTTGACAGTATTAGAAGACGTTACCCCATCGGCAGTCTCCTCGTTTGGGAAACAGAAGAACAGGTAAGTTCCAAAGGCAACATCGGCCTTATTAAAATTAATAAAGAAAACAAAGGCAGTACTTCTCTGGTATTGGATGGTCATCAACGCATATCCACATTAACCGGGGCGTTAATTGAGCCATCGGAAGATTCGATTTTTAAAGATGATCCTGATCCTGGCCGTTGGGAAATATGGTTTAATGCCAAAGAGGAACTATTTGAACACCTTAGAGATAACGATAAACCGGAAGTATGGCATTTCCCTATGCGCAAGTTAATTGATACGTTTTCTTTTTTGGGTGAATGTCAAAGAATGTTGGATAATGGAGGAAAAGAGGGACCGCATTTTGTACAGAAAACGCAAGAGCTTCTGCGGAGCTTTGTAGACCAGCAGATTCCCGTTGTCAAAATAAGAAATACTGACTTATCTCAGGCCGTCAATATCTTCGCCCGTCTGAACTCTACAGGAAAAAAAATCAGCGCGGACGAAATGGCAGCGGCGATTACCTACAAAGAAGGCAGAAGCTCTTTAGCTAATTATATTGACGATTTGACAGAGATACTTACAGGATGGGGCCTTGGTAAAACAAACAGAACCATTATTTTGCGCGCTATCCTAGCTTGCATGGGGGATGATATTTACAGTACGAAATGGGATCGCTCAGAAAAAGATAAAGATTTCTACGACAAACTGGACAAAGGTATTGATTCAGTTAAGAATGCTATAGAACAGGCTGCAAAATTTCTTCATGAACAACTTGGTGTCAAGCATGACCGATTACTGCCTTATGCACAACAGCTGGTTGTTCTCGCAGCTTTTTTTTATGGTTGTAAAAAACCGACTCAGCAGCAGCAGGATTTTTTGCATCGTTGGTTTTGGGTCTCTTCCTTTACCGGGTGGTTCGCGTCCGGCAATCCTTCACGAGTGTCCGCTTTGGTTAAGGAAATGCGTGATGTAATATCCAAGGACCCAGTTCCACAATCCCTTGAAAACATGCGTATGGATGAACCGGCAGAACCTTTTCCAAAATATTTTGACACGCGCAGTGCTAGAACAAGAACATGGCTCCTTATGATGCTTGAGCTGCAGCCATGCAATATGGAAGGAGTTCCAGTTAAAGAGTCTTGGAATTCGGTTGGTGAATATGGTCTCAGCTATATTGCGACAGGAGTAAAGGATAAGAATCTTCGTTCAAGTCCGGCTAATCGTATTTTGCGGCTTGATCCAAAAAATCGCGCTCAAGCCATGAATTGGCTCGTTCATTTGAATTCTGAAACTAACAGGAAGATACTCACTAGTCATGGTATTCCAGCAGACAAACTGCACTTATTACAGGAGGGGAAACGTGATAAATTCCTTCAGGAACGACGAGATTATCTTGTTAATCTTGAAAGAGAATTTATGGAGAAAAAAAGGGTTACTCTGCCTTTGGACTCTACCCCTAAACCTGCTCCGATTGATACGGATACAGAATAG
- a CDS encoding TonB-dependent receptor gives MCQQSGRRKIFSTLTLTAMVLPHIVQAASSPDKEQAILMDEITVKGEAITPADQPGTVNTVDRDEIQELNLSQPEEILEEMPGIEIHRYGMGGVANEFTIRGFSNAGHGGDAAVAIDGILLNEGESHADGYADMNVIIPLELDRVEVFKGPSSPLFGNFARGGAISFHTRKDGEYNTVQTTAGSYESYDFQHVFGHALSDSLQLNTALQYSSTGGYQDNSSWLRGNFSGRLGWQATPELDAAFSVRVHASEWDAPGYIPKDQFDDEEASRNQAVNAEDDGGDKAFTTERLDLGYNLSGDRRILAWAYSTQQDFTRFAKFGYDPGGQTERFYDRTVYGTGTSYNFSQVLRDKELKGVAGIEYLHEATGWVRYNTENRVRSEQTQDRDFSINTLSLFGQADYALHPLFKPWLGLRYDTFSGDYEDNDPGSTPSTSDMNDYSHLSPKIGFISPLHETLDFRASYSQGFALPSDVLKYNSAAGDTATTVHQYETGLLYKPSDVLTADLTLFLIDTEDEIQEYPSGSGDYVNLGKPGGKAWSCPQPCDRAYPALSCSVI, from the coding sequence ATGTGCCAGCAATCAGGAAGACGAAAGATATTCAGCACCCTTACCCTCACCGCAATGGTTTTGCCCCATATTGTGCAGGCCGCATCCTCTCCTGACAAAGAACAGGCCATTCTTATGGATGAAATCACGGTCAAGGGTGAGGCCATTACCCCGGCTGACCAACCGGGCACCGTGAATACGGTGGACAGGGATGAGATTCAGGAACTCAACCTGTCTCAACCGGAGGAGATTTTGGAAGAAATGCCGGGCATTGAGATCCATCGCTACGGCATGGGTGGAGTGGCCAATGAGTTTACCATCCGGGGATTCAGCAATGCCGGGCATGGCGGTGACGCAGCTGTTGCAATCGACGGTATCCTTCTTAACGAAGGGGAATCCCATGCTGATGGCTATGCGGATATGAACGTGATTATTCCGCTGGAACTGGATCGGGTGGAGGTCTTTAAGGGGCCGTCCTCGCCGCTGTTCGGTAATTTCGCCAGAGGCGGTGCCATCTCCTTTCATACCCGCAAGGACGGAGAATATAATACCGTGCAGACCACCGCAGGTTCCTATGAATCGTATGATTTCCAGCATGTCTTTGGTCATGCCCTCAGCGACAGCCTGCAACTGAACACCGCCCTTCAGTATTCCTCCACAGGAGGTTATCAGGACAACTCTTCCTGGCTGCGCGGCAACTTCAGCGGGCGGCTGGGCTGGCAGGCCACCCCGGAGCTGGATGCAGCGTTCTCGGTTCGTGTTCATGCCTCGGAATGGGATGCCCCCGGCTACATCCCCAAAGATCAGTTTGACGATGAAGAGGCATCGCGCAATCAGGCAGTCAATGCCGAGGATGACGGCGGTGATAAGGCATTTACCACAGAACGCCTTGACCTGGGTTATAACCTGAGCGGGGATCGGCGGATTCTTGCCTGGGCATACTCCACCCAGCAGGATTTCACCCGCTTTGCCAAGTTTGGTTATGATCCGGGCGGACAGACAGAACGCTTTTATGACCGCACAGTCTACGGCACCGGAACAAGCTATAACTTCAGCCAAGTCCTTAGAGATAAGGAACTCAAGGGAGTTGCCGGTATCGAATATCTGCATGAGGCCACGGGATGGGTCCGCTATAATACGGAAAACCGGGTCCGTAGCGAGCAGACTCAGGACCGGGATTTCAGCATCAACACTCTGTCCCTGTTCGGTCAGGCGGATTATGCCCTCCATCCTCTCTTTAAGCCCTGGCTGGGGTTGCGTTACGATACCTTTTCCGGGGATTATGAGGATAACGATCCCGGTTCCACGCCGTCCACTTCGGACATGAACGATTATAGCCATCTCAGTCCCAAGATCGGTTTCATCAGCCCTTTACATGAGACACTGGACTTTCGGGCCAGCTACAGTCAGGGCTTTGCCCTGCCCTCGGATGTGCTCAAGTACAACTCAGCAGCCGGGGACACAGCCACCACCGTGCATCAGTATGAAACCGGCCTGCTCTACAAGCCGAGCGATGTGCTCACTGCTGATCTTACCTTGTTCCTGATTGATACCGAGGATGAGATTCAGGAATATCCGTCCGGTTCAGGGGACTATGTCAATCTGGGGAAACCCGGCGGCAAGGCATGGAGCTGTCCGCAACCCTGCGACCGGGCATACCCGGCTTTGAGCTGTTCGGTGATCTGA